A single window of Toxotes jaculatrix isolate fToxJac2 chromosome 4, fToxJac2.pri, whole genome shotgun sequence DNA harbors:
- the atp5md gene encoding ATP synthase membrane subunit DAPIT, mitochondrial has protein sequence MGGHDAGTQHQFTGIAKYFNSYTITGRRNCVLATYASLVAIALFFKLKPKKQAAVTEK, from the exons ATGGGAGGACATGACGCCGGAACCCAGCACCAGTTTACTGGGATTGCCAAGTACTTCAATTCATACACAATCACAGGAAGGAGGAAT TGTGTTTTGGCCACATATGCCAGCCTAGTAGCCATTGCCCTTTTCTTCAAATTGAAGCCCAAGAAACAGGCCGCCGTCACAGAAAAGTGA